In Bacteroidales bacterium, the sequence GCCCGGTGGGCTATAATCAACTCGTTCTTGAAGCTTTTCACCCTTTTCCGGGCTACCATGGCACAACTGTGCCTGATAATGATATGCCGAAATCTCTGTTTGCCATTACCCGTTCGAAATATACTGAAGAAAAAATAATCCGGGTCACCCAAAAAATCAAAAGTGACCATAATATTAAGTTTGATGGCACACCGGGCATGGTTACCCTCTATAATATGCTTAATCCTTGTATCCGGTTTAAAGAACTTACAAGCTATAAAGAAGTGCCTCGTATATTAAAAGCTTATGAGGATGAAGGGATCGAATTTATGGGCAACCGTAAAATTGAGCCTTATACAGGGATAATAAAGGTGAAAAAGTATTTCCTCATGGAAGCTATTTCAGATTACACTTTCAAAGATGCAGAAGTAGCAAGCGTTTACTATCTCAGCATTCCGGTGCAGCTACGATTTAACCAATTTGAAAAAATTACGGTTGACCTTAAGCGTAATATGGAAAATCCGAAATTTGATGCTGCACTTGGGACAATATTTCGGAAATCGGGATTGGTCGATCTGATCAGGATTTATGATGACAAATGTACCCCTGAAAGGCTGAACCTGATACGCACAAAATACATCCAGGCCATCAATAATCTTATTAAATAGCGGGTTAACTAATGATGATTAAACGCTTTGAAGAGATCCAATCGGATATATTATAAAGAAGAACAGAAATTCAGGCAGTTATGGATATGGCTGTTAATTCTGATGCTGAGCGGGATCTGGATCTGGCAGCTTGTGCAGCAGATATTCATGGGTATACCCTTTGGTAATAACCCCTCTTCAAACCTGGCAGTTATCTTAACCGGTCTGTTCCCGGTACTGACCATCATCCTTTTCCGAGTACTTACGCTTGAGACCATTATTAATGACGACGGGGTCCATTACCGGTTCAGGCCATTCCAGCGTAAGCCCAAAGTCATCAAAGCGGAAAATATCCTGCGTTATGAAGTGAAAAAATACAACCCATTAAAAGACTATGGAGGCTGGGGCATCAGGTTGGGATCCTTCGGAAAAGGCAAAGCGTACAATGTCAGTGGAAACATGGGTGTGCTGTTCGAATTTAAAAATGGTAAAAAGTTTATGCTTGGTACACAAAATCCCGTATCTGTTAAATCAGCCCTGGATAAGCTGATGAAAGCCGAAATGATTGCCTGATAGTTCTGAGTTCTGAGTTCTGAGTTCTGAGTTTTGCGTAAAAAGACGAATAATGAGAGATAAACCGATCTGTTTACTATTTATTCTTGCAGCTATTATTTCCCTGGACTTTTCCTCTTTTGCCCAGGATCTGAGTGCCAGGGAGATTGTGAAAAGGGCCAATGATAAAGCAAATGGCAATACCAGCCAGGGGACCATGAAAATGACCATCGTCAGGCCCGATTGGTCGCGTGAAGTCACCATGAAGTCATGGTCGAAAGGCACCGAATACTACCTTATCTATATTACCGAACCGGTAAGGGATAAAGGACAGGTCTTTATGAAAAGAGGCCAGGATATGTGGAACTGGATGCCCAGCATCAACCGCATGATCAAACTTCCCCCTTCCATGATGGGGCAGTCGTGGATGGGTTCGGATTTTACCAACGACGACCTGGTCAGGATGAATTCCATTATCGATGATTTCACCCACCAGATAACCGGTTCGGAAAAAATAGAAGGCTATGACTGTTATATCATCGAATTGATTCCCAAGCCGGAAGCAGCTGTCGTTTGGGGCAAGATCAAGATCTGGATTTCAAAAGAAGATTATTATGAGCTAAAAGGTGAATACTATGATGAAGACGGGGTTATGGTCAATAAGATGGCTTCTTCAAATATTCGCCAGATGGGTGACCGTATGCTTCCGGCAAAGATGGTGATGGTTCCTGTTGATAAGCCCGGCAACCAGACCATCCTTGAAATGAAAGACGTGGTTTTCAACAAAACTATCGATGATGATTTCTTTTCACAGCAAAACATGAAGAATGTGAGGTGATGAGAGATTATTTTAAAATAGCCTGGCGGAACCTCTGGCGGAATAAAAGAAGGACTTTACTGACCATCACTTCGGTTCTGTTTGCCCTTTTCCTGGCCCTGATCATGCGGTCGATGCAGCTTGGGTCTTACGCAAGCATGGTAGAAAGTGCTGTTAAGAGTTCCACCGGGTATATACAGGTCCACGAAAAAGGATACTGGGCAGATAAAAGCATCGATAACACTTTTGAAACCAGCCAGTCGCTGGAGGAAAAAATTCTGGCTCATCCTAATGTGACCCAAATTATTCCACGGCTGGAATCTTTCGCCCTTCTTTCATCAGGTAAACAAACCAAAGGTGCGGCCGTGATTGGTACCCGGCCCGATTCGGAAAATGAAATATCCGGTTTAAAAAGCCGGCTGGTTAGCGGGGAATATCTTGCTG encodes:
- a CDS encoding outer membrane lipoprotein-sorting protein codes for the protein MRDKPICLLFILAAIISLDFSSFAQDLSAREIVKRANDKANGNTSQGTMKMTIVRPDWSREVTMKSWSKGTEYYLIYITEPVRDKGQVFMKRGQDMWNWMPSINRMIKLPPSMMGQSWMGSDFTNDDLVRMNSIIDDFTHQITGSEKIEGYDCYIIELIPKPEAAVVWGKIKIWISKEDYYELKGEYYDEDGVMVNKMASSNIRQMGDRMLPAKMVMVPVDKPGNQTILEMKDVVFNKTIDDDFFSQQNMKNVR